The Leptodactylus fuscus isolate aLepFus1 chromosome 1, aLepFus1.hap2, whole genome shotgun sequence nucleotide sequence TTCATTGCAGCCTGATACTTTTCCAGGGTTCACAGGAGACCTAGTGAGATTCTTCCAATGTCTGGCCAGCaaggtatggcattaaaatgtataagttAGGCAAAGGTAGCTCAGCGTACACTCACAGGTATTGGGATCATTAAGAAAAAACAGTGAGGAAAtattggaaaaatatgcaaatctgtttcccaagatgtaaattggaaaacagtgcctctgtttactGCCCTCTAAGGGCagctcccttaaacatcatgcccgactttttcaacaagcctcaaTGCTATGATGCGGGATTTAGCCAAATcaatatcccagctgtggacagcgctgtttcgatctggttggatctcctcagcacagcgtagggaaaactgcTTTGGccgagatgagagacttctagaccaggctCTAGGGATATTataactccttaaagggattctaccattaaactatctttttttctaatgaacacttcggaatagcctgaagaaaggctattcgtctcctacctttagacatggtctccgccgcgccgttccgtagaaataccagttttaactggtatgcaaatgagctctccacagcaatgagggcgggccccagcgctgaaacaccgatgagcgcgtccccattgctgcccgagagctctttcctgtgccgcctccttcttctgcagcaactccgcctcttctggcttctcttgctcttgtagttctatacaggagcatagagaggccaccccaaaatggccaccggctggctcctgtattgagctgcaagagcggctacccaaaaatttccgccggccggctcctgtattgaactgcaagagcggctacccaaaaatggccaccgagcTATAAACGCGAgctcttctaaacacttcccattcacgtcaatgggagcgctcgtaaagccggctttatgcgcgctcccattgaagtgaatgggaagtgtttagaagcgctcgtgtgtacggctcggaatgagccgagcgcttacgccgtgtgaaggggcccttagttctTTACTTCCGGTGGTACTGCAGCATATGACATTGTCCTCAATATTCTGAGAGGCCTCCCTAGGTCTATGGTCGGGCAAATACTCAAGAGCAGCAACAGCAGGTTACTCTGCAATGACTACATCTTGATCAAATATATAAATAGGAGCGATGTCCTGGTACTGACCACAATTCATGCTAACAGCAACATCCTCACCGCTGCAATGCAGAAAATGATGGTGTAGTACAAAAGCCGGCCAGCCATACACAAATGGTGCCATATAGCTCCAtaactcaccatccactacagcttgaaACATGAGTCTCCCATCATGttatagaccaggggtcagcaaccttcggcactccagatgctgtgaaactacaactaccaacatgctccattcacttccatgggagctccaagaacagcagagccagtatgcatactTGGAGTTCTAGTTTTATAACAGCTGGAGTGTCGTCATCGCtgggccccctcacagtacagcgctatgaacactactgtcaggaggggcgttcccagttagactgtctggaatttccttctgacagtgaagaactatgaGTAAatgcaccgctagctcttcaaacaggacacataatgggaaaaccgacagtgtgcggaattcagtgtactgccggctttctagcggtatataaaaccgcatgtgccccgaggacatgaaaggtcctctttaatacaacTGATCCCTGCAGGTCTCCATCAGCTCCATAGGTTGTGACGTGAGCAAAAACATTATATAGTGTTTCACTACAGTGTAGTCTGCAAGATCTAGTCAATGGTCTAAACCAGTTTGCGCGAACTCCAAGATTAGGTCTGAGAGCATGTACACAGAACTATATTTAGTCAAAGCTCCACCTTGTGTGTCGTGTGATCTGTTAGGACCATGAGAAGCTTCATATTATAGGCAAGTATAGGAACTGCTGGCTTTATCTAATAAACAGAGAAGTGCTTTGATACACAAGTTCGTAGACTCAGCTGTTCCCTCCTCTCCGCCATACTGTACAAACTAATACTAATTCAGACTCACAGACTGCTTGAGTCTCACCAGCAGAGTGTCTCGCTAGTAAGGCCCCGGACCCAGCACATGGAGATAAGTTATAAAGCAAAGGACGGGGACACAAACATTTTGAAATGGTTTTATATATTAATGTGAAATAATATTATGGACATGATTGATACGTAGgcgttacacagtccagtcatattaatgtggccgccgcctacttttgacgtcaacgttaaataaccaatggcagaaggcgcgtgtcatcagccatctgggtgcactcatcattgtgaaaggcacgatggatcaacacaagtatgcatctatccttgcagaccatgttcacccctacatgcaaaatgtttttcctcaggatgatggtatctaccagcaggacaatgccacgtgtcataaagctcgcagcgtACGTGCGTGgtccgaggagcaccaggatgagtttaccgcactcccttggccagcaaattccctggacttgaacccaatcgagaatctgtgggactaccttgatcgggttgttcacgccatggatgctcaaccgcgtaacctagcgcagctggccacagcactggagtcagcatggctcaacatcccagtgaccatcatcacaacatcccctttcttcctgcacgtctcgcagcggtccgctctgccaaagtggttattctggattttgataggtggtcacattaatgtgactggactgtgtatttggaTTCCAATTGTTTTTAGGATAATACATTCATTGGTAATCGTTTAGATTTCTTGCTCTATATTGCTTTCTCAAGCCAAATCATGAACTCCAATGCCTCTATTTTTCCACCATCCGTCTCCAACTCCTGCTCCGACTCCTTGACTGATGGCCACGATAAGGCAGCAAAGCTCGTCTAACTtagcaaactatacatctaattggttatataatattaaaagttgtataaaataattttaaataatttttaagTATTTCAGCCGGTATTTTGCATTCGTATTCATAACCAAAAAAATATGAATACTGTACATGGCGATGTAATATTGCCCATTATCACAAACTCCGAGTTTAGGCTTCTAAGTATGGTCCAATATGCAGTTGTGAGAGTTGCTTTCTCTTGTATGATGTCACTTTACTTTGCCTGGAACAGTATTTTCTTCTACTAtcttggaaatttttttttaaagaaaatggcTACTACCCTGTCCTAAGTCTAAGATGATGTGAGTTGTGGGTAAAGTATTCCCCACATTCTGGATATCGGTAGGTTgttctgtgtgagttctttgatgtgaaATTAGGGATGATTTTtggataaaacattttccacattctgaacatgagaatggcttctcccccgtgtgaattctctgatgtctcacAAGGTCTGACTTATGGGTAAAttgtttcccacattctgagcatgaaaatggcttctcccctgaaTGAATcttctgatgttcaacaagaccCGCTTTCCttaaaaaacatttttgacattccggacatgaaaatggcttctcccctgtgtgagttctcttgtGTTCAATAAGATGCGATTTTTGAGTAAAACCTTTTCCACATTCtatacatgaatatggcttctcccctgtgtgagttttcaGATGATGAATGAGAGTCGATTTAACACTATAAcatctcccacattctgaacatgaaaatggtttctctcctgtgttggttctctgatgtttaacaagatatgACTTCTGAGAACAACATGTTCCACATTCGGGGCACGGAAAAGGTTTCTCTCCTGCACAAGATTTTTGATGGTCAACAAGATTAAGTTTCCATATAAAACATGTcttacattctgggcatgaatatgtctTTTCCACTGTGTGAGTTCTCAGATGTTGGGCAAGATTTGATTTCGAAATGAAACtttttccacattctgggcatgaatgtggcttctcccctgtgtgaattctatgATGTTCATTGAGATGCGATTTTCgagtgaaacatttcccacattctacgcatgaatatggcttctcccctgtgtgaattctcagatgtttaacaagatctgatttcacactaaaacatttcccacattcagaacatgaaaagggcttctctcctgtgtgagttctcataTGTTGAGCAAGATTTGCTTTCCAAATAAATCctctcccacattctgggcatgaaaatggcttctctcttgtgtgagttttttgatgttccacaagatttgatttcctagcgaaacatttcccacattctgaacatgagaatATTTTCTCTGCGGCCTGAGTTTTTTGATTTTCAACACCCGTTCTGTGACTTTTATTTTGCTTCAAAGGCTGTGATGAATCAGAAAATAGGATGAGTTTAATAGGATCAGACGAAAGATCTTggctgtgaagggctgagggtatatctggaataatggcatgttcttcatatggatcttgagCGATATCACAATCTTCTACTTTAATCTGTGTAACTATGAagtgtccctctgagctcctggtaccttCATCTGACAAGACAAAagctgattttattatttttaaataatataaacttttaataaataatttCTAGCAGTGTCCTTTACAAGATACAGCCGCCTCCGAGTACCTTTGGTACATTCCGGACATTAAGTCATATCCTAATAATGGCCGGGCCAGAACTTGACATTACATTGAATCCATGATATAAATCATATCTGTAATCCATTATTTTTTAACTCTCATGCACTCAAAGAAGGTGGATGGGAAGAAAACCAATTGTTAATATTTATGGCGATAGAAACAGTTAGAGGACACAAGTGCAAACAGTAGAATAGTGCAAAGGTAAAACTAGTGAGCCATGTTCTATTATCGACACATATGAGAcagactgtgacatcattatatacagaatatatcacCCCAGTTACAGTGTACACGTTACGAGACTTACACCACTGTGGTGTGTTGAGTAGTACATTATCTagagatatcaccatatagtatagaatactcttagggctccttggaccctatgttttatagatatatagtcctaggagctctgacagtgttctacactatgttttaagccaatttaaggtgtagtTCCTACCGATCTTGTTGAACCAAAAACAAATCTTGGTCCCAAATAACGCAAACCGGAAACCGGAaactaaatgaatcttgagaagttcacccatctttagttactcctcacctgggcggttgccggtaggaatgtcctcctcacactcctcatcaccactcacataggccTCTGTAGTATTAATATTCTTCACGTCTTTATCCGGAGTCAGAAGCTGTGAAGGAAATATTGTAAGTAACATCTAATACTGGTGgagaacccaagactgaccacaaggacttcacagctgtctacacatcatagggaatatctccatctacctgatcatcctgtggaagaagaggactgggacatctctccggtgttgtcctcttactggatctacctgtaggaaacacagacagggactgaattcattctgtatatacaaataatggaagtccatgtgtatatagtcatgtctattacctgctgatgtgaggggctggtggtcctccatcatcacctccttgtacagatccttgtgtccttctaaatactcccactcctccatggagaaatagacagcgacatcctgacaccttataggaacctgacaacacaatgatacagtcatcaccccaacCCCTcctgttactgtataatgtcccagcattcccagcagtgtcacctctccagtcagcagctccagcatcttgttggtgagttctaggatcttctgtccattgatcttctcctgtatcagggggtgaggtggaggccctgggattgggctcagggttcctccatatccttcatacacaggagcctgacagcgcccactagaggtcttcttcactactgtgtaatcctggttatggggagacacattaataaatctcactacatacatgtccagagtccatcacctctccagttctataatctgttattactatagataagaatgatgtcatgatgacatcatcagaatctctcacctctccagtaagctggtagatgatctctagggtgagatttaatagactttccaccatcttgttcctgtttctttccatccttgatgggtcAGCCTGATAAATTCTCTTTCATAAGAGGTCTCAGTTGAAAAAATTTTATATTCCAGGAACCTGAATGGAAAGAAAATGagacattataaaaaaaacaatctaCCAATCAAAATATAATTAGGGGACCATTTGATCGGATATTATGATGTAGCATGTCATCACTGGCAGTACAGGTATGTAAGTAGAGAGCCCAATCACAAACTTCAAGGGTCACCCTGGGGTACGTGATGTCAGACGGATGCCGGGGACTGCTCGATGCCACAATGACGCCCAGGACACTTCCGGATCTATGTGAACAGGTTTGGTATGAAATGAAGCAGAGGGCTGAGCCGTGAGGTTTGACCATCGCTGCTGAACTTCATGACCTTCCTGTTGGTCTCGCCTACTTCACGTAgcccagtaggtggcgctacctCAGCTCCGGGGGCATTAACTGGTCTAATAATACGTCTCTTATAACCCACCTGGTTTGGCGGACACAAGGAGCTACTAACGTAAAGGTCCTTACAGTCTATTGTATGTACGCACTACCGTCAGGTCACACGGTGATGAAATCACAACTAATAATAGTGAACAGGTCAGATTGTGACCTGGAAGTGACCGCAAGGCAAAGGTCAGCGGGAAAACAAACCTGCAATGACGAGCCGAACTCTGCCAGGACTGTGAGCGACCACcgtatatatacctcctcctctACTGCAACCGTGATAACAGGACCTAGGATGATGTCACATGTGGAGGAGGAGTCAgtgagtcacatgatcaggtcctgtTGTGATAGCTTCTCCATAgatgttaaaggacctttgatgatgtcacagtcatgtgatcagttACATGTGTGGGGAGGAGTCAGGCTGTGCTGGGGGAGGAGTTTATACAAGTTCTTTCTACATGATACGACAATGTCCTGATGAGAAGGTAGTAGAGGCGTGATCACACAGACACAGAAATACAACACACACACCGACATACACAGAGAAATACAGACAAACACACCGatatacagtgttgaccaaaagtattggccccccccacaattctgtcagataatactcagtctcttccagataatgattacaagcacaaactctttggtaatatcttcatttattttgcttgcaatgaaaaaaacacaaaagagaatgaaaaaaaagtcacatcattgatcattttacacaaaactccaataatgggccggacagaggtattggcgccctcagcctaatacttggtagcacaacctttagacacaataactgcgcacaaccgcttccgctaaccagcaatgagtttcttacaaggctctgctggaatcttagacccttcttcttctttggcaaactgctccaggtccctcctgagatgtgaagggggccttctccaaactgccaccaagagatctctccccctcccccacaggtggtctatgggattcagggctggactcattgctgccactttacaagtctccagggctttctctcaccaccattttctagtgctgacctgaagtgtgttttgggtccttgtcctgctggaagagccctgacctctgagggagacccggctttctcacaccgggccctacatgatgctgcacaatgtgttggtcgtcttcagacttcataatgccatgcacatggtcaagcagtccagtgccagaggcagcaaagcaaccccaaaacatcagggaacctccgccatgtctgactgtagggggcgtcttcttttctttgaaggcctctttttttcctgtaaactctatgttgaggccttttcc carries:
- the LOC142189436 gene encoding uncharacterized protein LOC142189436, giving the protein MLLTIFPSQLLTPDKDVKNINTTEAYVSGDEECEEDIPTGNRPDEGTRSSEGHFIVTQIKVEDCDIAQDPYEEHAIIPDIPSALHSQDLSSDPIKLILFSDSSQPLKQNKSHRTGVENQKTQAAEKIFSCSECGKCFARKSNLVEHQKTHTREKPFSCPECGRGFIWKANLAQHMRTHTGEKPFSCSECGKCFSVKSDLVKHLRIHTGEKPYSCVECGKCFTRKSHLNEHHRIHTGEKPHSCPECGKSFISKSNLAQHLRTHTVEKTYSCPECKTCFIWKLNLVDHQKSCAGEKPFPCPECGTCCSQKSYLVKHQRTNTGEKPFSCSECGRCYSVKSTLIHHLKTHTGEKPYSCIECGKGFTQKSHLIEHKRTHTGEKPFSCPECQKCFLRKAGLVEHQKIHSGEKPFSCSECGKQFTHKSDLVRHQRIHTGEKPFSCSECGKCFIQKSSLISHQRTHTEQPTDIQNVGNTLPTTHIILDLGQGSSHFL
- the LOC142189452 gene encoding gastrula zinc finger protein XlCGF66.1-like translates to MERNRNKMVESLLNLTLEIIYQLTGEDYTVVKKTSSGRCQAPVYEGYGGTLSPIPGPPPHPLIQEKINGQKILELTNKMLELLTGEVPIRCQDVAVYFSMEEWEYLEGHKDLYKEVMMEDHQPLTSAGNRHDYIHMDFHYLYIQNEFSPCLCFLQVDPVRGQHRRDVPVLFFHRMIR